In Desulfitobacterium chlororespirans DSM 11544, the following are encoded in one genomic region:
- the hemB gene encoding porphobilinogen synthase codes for MPMIRRPRRLRSSEAIRRMVREHHVRTEDLIYPMFIMFGEKKKIPVSSMPGVYNYSLDEYIVALKDVVEAGIPAVLLFGLPESKDETGTGAYDPHGIIQEAVRLTKKHYPDLYVITDVCLCEYTDHGHCGVIQDGRVLNDPTLKLLAQTAVSHAEAGADMVAPSDMMDGRVGAIREALDEAGYTDIPIMSYAAKFASAFYGPFREAAGSAPQFGDRRTYQMDPPNGNEAMIETALDIQEGADMIIVKPALAYGDITYRTKEQFGLPIAAYNVSGEYAMVKAAAEKGWIDEKRVVMESLVSMKRAGADLIITYHALDAARWIKEEQS; via the coding sequence ATGCCAATGATTAGACGCCCCAGGAGATTAAGAAGCAGTGAAGCTATACGCAGAATGGTCCGGGAACATCATGTCCGGACTGAAGATTTGATTTACCCGATGTTCATTATGTTTGGAGAGAAGAAAAAGATCCCCGTTTCCTCCATGCCCGGAGTATATAATTATTCTTTGGATGAGTATATAGTGGCTCTAAAGGATGTGGTGGAGGCGGGAATTCCTGCCGTGTTGCTTTTTGGGCTGCCCGAGTCCAAGGATGAGACAGGGACCGGGGCTTATGACCCCCATGGCATCATCCAGGAAGCTGTTCGCTTGACAAAGAAGCACTACCCGGACCTTTATGTGATTACCGATGTCTGCCTCTGTGAATACACGGATCATGGACATTGCGGAGTGATTCAGGATGGACGGGTGCTTAATGATCCTACCCTGAAGCTGCTGGCTCAGACAGCGGTTTCCCATGCTGAAGCCGGCGCGGATATGGTAGCGCCTTCAGATATGATGGATGGCCGGGTGGGGGCGATTCGGGAAGCTTTGGACGAAGCCGGCTATACGGATATTCCGATTATGTCCTATGCGGCCAAATTCGCTTCTGCTTTCTATGGACCCTTTCGTGAGGCTGCCGGTTCGGCCCCTCAATTCGGAGATCGCCGCACCTATCAAATGGACCCTCCCAACGGTAATGAGGCCATGATCGAGACAGCCCTTGATATCCAGGAAGGGGCGGATATGATCATCGTCAAGCCGGCCCTGGCCTATGGCGATATCACCTATCGGACCAAAGAGCAGTTCGGGCTGCCTATCGCCGCCTATAATGTCAGCGGTGAGTATGCCATGGTCAAAGCGGCTGCTGAAAAGGGCTGGATTGATGAAAAACGTGTGGTCATGGAGAGTCTGGTCAGCATGAAACGAGCGGGAGCTGATCTGATTATTACTTATCATGCCTTGGATGCCGCACGCTGGATAAAGGAGGAACAATCATGA
- the nirJ1 gene encoding putative heme d1 biosynthesis radical SAM protein NirJ1, with translation MISLTKLLFNTEYFGDSLRYSKGSKGSMHGTTSGSGPVVVWNSTRTCNLQCAHCYMESDAQKYQGELTTEEAKRFIDDLADFKVPVLLFSGGEPLIRPDFFELAEYAAAKGIRPTLSTNGTLITREVAQRIKNIGVGYVGISLDGLREVNDKFRGKQGAFQAAMAGIQNCVAVGQRVGLRFTINSHNYAELDKIFDFIEEESIDRVCFYHLVYSGRGNQMIAEDVTPEQSRQAMETIIRRTIDFEERGLRKEILTVDNHCDGVYLYLRTLKDDPEKAQKIKELISMNGGNRSGIAFGEVDPLGYVHPDQFTQHITFGNVRERKFGEIWTDQAHPILAGLKDRKPLLKGRCARCQYLNNCNGNFRTRAEAVTGDFWESDPACYLTDEEIGIV, from the coding sequence ATGATCAGTTTAACAAAATTGCTTTTTAATACAGAGTACTTCGGTGATTCTCTGCGCTACAGCAAAGGGTCAAAAGGGTCTATGCACGGAACCACTTCCGGGTCAGGGCCGGTGGTGGTATGGAACTCGACCCGGACCTGCAATTTGCAATGCGCCCACTGTTATATGGAATCCGATGCCCAAAAATATCAAGGAGAATTGACCACAGAAGAGGCCAAACGCTTTATTGATGATTTGGCCGATTTTAAAGTGCCGGTGCTGCTTTTCTCAGGGGGGGAACCCTTGATTCGCCCGGATTTTTTTGAACTGGCTGAATATGCTGCCGCCAAAGGGATTCGCCCCACCCTATCCACCAACGGAACCCTGATCACCAGGGAAGTGGCTCAACGCATTAAAAACATTGGCGTGGGCTATGTGGGAATCTCCTTGGATGGCTTGCGGGAGGTTAATGATAAATTCCGCGGCAAGCAAGGGGCTTTCCAAGCGGCGATGGCGGGCATTCAGAACTGTGTCGCCGTAGGCCAGCGGGTAGGGCTTCGCTTTACGATTAATAGCCATAATTATGCGGAGCTGGATAAGATCTTTGACTTTATTGAAGAGGAAAGTATCGATCGGGTCTGCTTCTATCATCTGGTCTATTCCGGACGGGGCAATCAAATGATTGCTGAGGATGTTACTCCCGAACAGTCCAGGCAGGCCATGGAAACCATCATCCGGAGAACCATTGACTTTGAAGAACGGGGACTCCGCAAAGAGATTTTAACTGTGGATAATCACTGTGACGGGGTTTATCTTTACCTGCGTACTTTAAAGGACGATCCGGAGAAGGCTCAAAAAATCAAGGAATTGATCAGCATGAATGGAGGCAACCGCTCCGGGATCGCTTTTGGTGAAGTGGATCCTCTGGGCTATGTGCATCCGGATCAATTTACCCAACATATCACCTTCGGCAATGTGCGGGAGCGGAAATTTGGGGAGATATGGACGGATCAGGCCCACCCTATTCTGGCTGGGCTAAAGGATCGCAAACCCCTTCTCAAAGGCCGTTGCGCCCGCTGTCAGTACTTAAATAACTGTAACGGCAATTTCCGCACCCGTGCGGAAGCTGTTACCGGAGATTTCTGGGAATCCGATCCAGCCTGCTACTTGACCGATGAAGAGATCGGCATAGTGTAG
- the cobA gene encoding uroporphyrinogen-III C-methyltransferase has protein sequence MDKGYVYLVGAGPGDPKLITVKGAECIAKADVLIYDRLASRRLLTLARPDCELIYVGKSPDRHTLRQEEINALLVQKGLEGKIVTRLKGGDPFVFGRGGEEAEDLLQAGIPFDIVPGVTSAISVPAYAGIPVTHRDLTSSFAVITGHEDPTKNSSALAWEHLATAHGTLIFLMGMENLSLISTKLIENGRSPSTPVGIIQWGTRPEQRVLVGELQNIAQLVKEEGITNPSIIIVGEVVQLREKLQWFEKRPLFGQRIIVTRARHQASALSQGIEDLGGEPWEFPAIEIVPPSDPHPLIQAIKNLKRFEWLIFTSVNGVEEFFKVLREQDRDVRDLAGMDVVAIGPATRDALEKRCLKVSFVPEEYRAEKIIEGLASRVLPGQSVLLARAEEARDILPESLKALGADVWDVPTYRTVLGNANKEELMKLLEEKAVSAVTFTSSSTVRNFLQLIDGRQSLLEGVKLYSIGPITSKTAQEFGLSIYREAEQYTIKGLLETLARGNEE, from the coding sequence TTGGACAAAGGATATGTATATTTGGTTGGTGCCGGGCCAGGAGATCCGAAACTCATTACTGTTAAGGGTGCGGAGTGCATTGCCAAGGCCGATGTGCTGATCTACGATCGCCTGGCTTCACGCCGTCTCCTGACCTTAGCCCGTCCCGATTGTGAACTTATTTATGTAGGGAAATCCCCGGACCGGCACACCCTGCGCCAGGAAGAGATCAACGCTCTTCTGGTCCAGAAAGGCCTGGAAGGTAAGATAGTGACTCGTTTAAAGGGGGGGGACCCTTTTGTTTTTGGGCGCGGTGGGGAAGAAGCAGAGGATCTGCTTCAGGCAGGGATTCCCTTTGATATTGTCCCCGGTGTTACTTCGGCGATTTCCGTACCTGCTTATGCAGGCATTCCGGTGACTCATCGTGATCTAACCTCTTCTTTTGCTGTCATAACCGGTCATGAAGACCCTACCAAAAACAGCTCGGCTTTGGCTTGGGAACATTTAGCCACGGCTCACGGGACCTTAATCTTTTTGATGGGCATGGAAAATCTGTCCTTGATCTCTACTAAACTTATCGAAAATGGCCGTTCACCTTCAACTCCTGTGGGAATTATCCAATGGGGGACCCGGCCGGAACAAAGGGTGCTTGTCGGTGAACTTCAAAATATTGCTCAATTAGTAAAGGAAGAAGGCATTACCAACCCCTCGATTATCATCGTGGGAGAGGTTGTTCAACTAAGGGAGAAACTGCAATGGTTCGAAAAGAGACCTCTCTTCGGTCAGCGGATCATTGTGACACGAGCCAGACATCAAGCCAGTGCCCTATCTCAAGGCATTGAAGATCTGGGAGGTGAACCATGGGAATTCCCGGCTATCGAAATCGTACCACCCAGCGATCCCCATCCGTTGATTCAGGCCATCAAAAATCTGAAGCGGTTTGAATGGCTCATCTTTACCAGTGTCAACGGAGTAGAAGAATTCTTTAAAGTTCTCAGAGAGCAAGACAGGGACGTTCGTGATTTGGCCGGTATGGATGTGGTAGCTATCGGTCCGGCCACCAGAGATGCTTTGGAGAAGCGTTGCCTGAAGGTTTCTTTTGTTCCTGAAGAATACCGGGCGGAAAAAATCATCGAAGGACTGGCCAGCCGGGTTCTGCCTGGTCAAAGTGTGCTCCTGGCCCGGGCCGAAGAAGCCCGGGATATTCTGCCCGAATCACTGAAAGCTTTAGGAGCGGATGTCTGGGATGTTCCCACTTATCGTACAGTTTTGGGGAATGCCAACAAGGAGGAATTGATGAAGTTACTGGAGGAGAAAGCTGTATCGGCCGTTACCTTTACCAGTTCCTCCACAGTACGCAATTTCCTGCAATTAATTGATGGCAGGCAAAGCCTTTTGGAAGGGGTTAAACTCTATTCTATCGGTCCCATTACCAGCAAAACTGCTCAGGAATTTGGGTTGAGCATTTACCGGGAAGCAGAGCAGTATACTATTAAGGGGCTGCTTGAGACTCTTGCAAGGGGGAACGAGGAATGA
- the hemC gene encoding hydroxymethylbilane synthase, with product MGSVKIGTRDSQLALWQAEWVKGKLEEYYPEREFVLVPMKTKGDKILDVPLAKIGDKGLFTKELEVGLLNGEIDCAVHSLKDLPTVLPPGLEIAAFCEREEPRDVFLSKDGTPLGSLPAGSIIGTSSLRRKAQLQNYRSDLSFADLRGNLQTRWRKLQESNMAGIVLAAAGVKRLGWEDRITEYISEEIMLSAVGQGAIAVEIAAQRADVREMLNLLNHGDTERAVKAERTLLYRLEGGCQIPIGAWAVIEQQQIVLKGMVASLDGQRILKVTLSGEHPEELGRQAADLLIAQGAMAILQEIRTPFEK from the coding sequence ATGGGAAGCGTTAAAATAGGTACACGGGATAGTCAGCTGGCCCTTTGGCAAGCCGAATGGGTGAAAGGGAAACTGGAAGAGTATTACCCGGAAAGAGAGTTTGTCCTGGTCCCCATGAAAACAAAGGGAGATAAGATTCTTGATGTCCCCCTTGCTAAAATCGGCGACAAGGGTCTTTTTACAAAAGAGTTGGAAGTTGGTCTTCTCAATGGAGAGATTGATTGTGCTGTCCATAGCCTCAAAGATCTGCCTACGGTTTTGCCCCCAGGTTTGGAAATTGCCGCTTTTTGCGAGAGAGAAGAGCCGCGGGATGTTTTTCTAAGTAAAGACGGCACGCCTTTAGGGTCATTACCGGCCGGTTCAATCATCGGCACCAGCAGTTTAAGACGTAAAGCCCAGTTGCAGAATTATCGCTCCGATCTGTCTTTTGCGGATTTACGCGGCAATCTCCAGACCCGTTGGCGGAAGCTGCAGGAGTCCAATATGGCAGGTATCGTTCTGGCAGCGGCCGGTGTGAAACGCTTGGGCTGGGAAGACCGGATCACAGAATACATTTCTGAAGAGATTATGCTTTCAGCAGTAGGCCAAGGAGCCATTGCTGTGGAGATTGCTGCTCAGCGGGCTGATGTCCGGGAGATGCTTAACCTGCTGAACCATGGGGATACGGAAAGAGCCGTCAAAGCAGAACGGACCCTTCTCTACCGCTTGGAAGGGGGATGTCAGATTCCCATCGGAGCCTGGGCTGTGATAGAGCAGCAACAGATTGTTCTAAAGGGAATGGTCGCTTCCTTGGATGGTCAACGCATCCTGAAGGTCACCCTGTCGGGAGAGCATCCTGAAGAGTTGGGCAGGCAAGCTGCCGATCTGCTGATTGCTCAAGGAGCCATGGCGATCCTGCAGGAGATTCGTACACCCTTCGAAAAGTAA
- the hemA gene encoding glutamyl-tRNA reductase, whose product MFPITIGLNHKTAPVEIREKVSFHPSEINKALLELDALSALNGVVLLSTCNRLEIYAATPEVELGVSVIKKFLARHGKLREEDIDQYLYVHTLYDSVRHLFRVVAGLDSMVIGETQILGQVAEAYEKSSQLDLSNKIIHAIFQNALAVGKRVRSETQIDQHPTSVSYTAVELAKQTFGDVQGKSILILGAGEMSALTAKHLVASGADTVLVSNRSMQRAQALAEEFSGRAIPYEELDTALAEADIVISATAAAHFVIKPERMRRVMEQRQRRALLLIDIAVPRDIHPNVGELEGVTLFDIDDLRGVVDSHQKAREEAALQAGRILEEEMGRFVKWHNSLYVVPTIVALQRRGEEVREIMLKSALNKLGPIDEKQEKIIRSMANSIVTHLLHAPIANLKEAANTSQGHLYTEILQNLFDLDGNELSPHAGWSVHHAASHHSNQS is encoded by the coding sequence GTGTTTCCAATCACTATTGGGTTGAACCACAAGACGGCTCCAGTAGAGATTCGTGAGAAAGTCAGCTTTCATCCTTCGGAGATCAATAAAGCCCTACTGGAATTGGATGCTCTATCCGCCTTAAATGGGGTCGTGCTGTTAAGCACCTGTAACCGTTTGGAGATCTATGCCGCCACTCCTGAAGTGGAATTGGGAGTCAGTGTGATTAAGAAATTTCTGGCCCGGCATGGGAAGCTTCGGGAAGAAGATATTGATCAATATCTTTATGTCCATACTCTTTATGATTCCGTACGCCATCTTTTCCGTGTCGTCGCCGGACTGGACTCCATGGTGATAGGTGAAACTCAAATCCTGGGCCAGGTAGCGGAGGCCTACGAAAAATCATCACAGCTTGATCTGAGCAATAAAATTATTCACGCCATTTTTCAAAATGCTTTGGCAGTGGGAAAAAGGGTCCGCTCCGAGACACAAATTGACCAGCATCCCACCTCGGTTTCCTACACAGCGGTAGAGCTGGCCAAGCAAACCTTTGGCGATGTGCAAGGCAAGAGTATATTGATTTTAGGGGCAGGTGAGATGAGCGCTCTGACGGCCAAGCATCTGGTGGCCAGCGGAGCGGATACTGTATTGGTGTCCAATCGCTCTATGCAGCGTGCTCAAGCCTTGGCAGAGGAATTCTCAGGAAGAGCCATTCCTTATGAGGAATTGGATACGGCCTTGGCCGAAGCAGATATCGTTATTTCGGCAACGGCTGCCGCTCATTTTGTCATCAAGCCGGAGCGCATGAGGCGGGTTATGGAACAGCGCCAGCGACGGGCTTTATTGCTGATCGATATCGCCGTACCCCGGGATATTCATCCCAATGTGGGAGAATTAGAAGGTGTGACCTTGTTTGACATCGATGATTTGCGAGGAGTAGTGGACTCCCATCAAAAAGCTCGGGAGGAAGCAGCCCTGCAGGCTGGAAGGATTCTCGAAGAAGAGATGGGACGCTTTGTGAAGTGGCATAATTCCCTGTATGTAGTTCCCACCATCGTTGCTTTGCAGCGTCGTGGGGAGGAGGTCCGGGAGATTATGCTGAAAAGCGCCTTGAATAAACTGGGTCCTATCGATGAGAAACAGGAGAAGATTATCCGGTCCATGGCCAACTCCATCGTAACTCATCTTCTGCATGCTCCTATTGCCAATTTGAAGGAAGCAGCCAATACCAGCCAAGGTCATCTTTATACGGAAATACTCCAAAATTTATTTGACTTGGATGGTAATGAGCTTTCACCTCATGCGGGGTGGAGTGTTCATCATGCCGCCAGTCATCATTCCAACCAAAGTTAA
- a CDS encoding precorrin-2 dehydrogenase/sirohydrochlorin ferrochelatase family protein has product MSHYYPIYVELQNKPVLVVGGGTVALRKVKTLLEHGAVVRIVSPELHPELVELVDDERCLWKKKEYSADDLQDEVLVFSCTEIEEVNSAAAGDAQKSFRLINVVDDPEKCTFIVPSILERGDLSIAVSTGGSSPIVARQIRAELAEHYGEAYKDYLTLLGSWRKDVKARLTAEQKEKFWNRATDGEMLELIKNGRLDDAKGVMQKCFQSLLG; this is encoded by the coding sequence GTGTCACATTATTACCCCATCTATGTTGAGTTGCAGAATAAGCCGGTTTTAGTCGTGGGCGGAGGAACAGTCGCTTTGCGCAAGGTGAAAACCCTGCTGGAGCATGGTGCTGTCGTTCGTATCGTCTCACCCGAGCTTCACCCTGAATTAGTGGAACTGGTGGATGATGAACGATGTCTGTGGAAGAAAAAGGAGTATTCTGCCGATGATCTGCAGGATGAGGTGCTGGTATTTTCCTGTACAGAAATCGAGGAGGTTAACAGCGCCGCGGCAGGAGATGCCCAAAAATCCTTTCGTCTGATCAATGTGGTGGATGATCCGGAGAAATGTACGTTTATTGTGCCTTCCATATTGGAACGGGGAGATTTAAGCATTGCTGTCTCTACGGGAGGGAGCAGTCCCATTGTCGCCCGGCAGATTCGGGCCGAGTTGGCAGAACACTATGGGGAGGCCTACAAGGATTACCTGACTTTGCTGGGAAGCTGGCGCAAGGACGTTAAAGCCCGGCTGACAGCGGAGCAGAAGGAAAAGTTTTGGAATCGGGCTACGGATGGAGAGATGCTTGAGCTTATAAAAAACGGTCGGCTGGACGACGCGAAGGGAGTAATGCAGAAGTGTTTCCAATCACTATTGGGTTGA
- the ccsB gene encoding c-type cytochrome biogenesis protein CcsB — MGGSMENFEVILFYIMVGAYIGSTVFYWIGMAAKKDVFTHLGTFAAIIGLIANTAAIALRWVITQRPPLTNGYEFILTFCWGIVIIYIFAEFRYKIKALGSFVMPVTFILLMFIIMKMGPSERVAGAIPPALKSQWLTFHVFTAMLAYGAFAISCGLGIMYLLKTGGSHEKHEKETWLSRFPHENVLDELAYKMIGFAFPMLTLCIVTGAIWANYAWGTYWSWDPKETWSLITWIIYAAYLHARLMYGWKGKRAAWMAIIGFAAVLFTFFGVNYLLPGLHSYA; from the coding sequence TTGGGCGGATCCATGGAAAATTTCGAAGTCATTTTATTTTATATCATGGTTGGAGCTTACATAGGAAGCACCGTCTTCTATTGGATCGGAATGGCTGCTAAAAAGGACGTCTTTACCCATCTGGGTACATTCGCTGCCATCATCGGACTGATAGCCAATACAGCGGCCATCGCTTTGCGCTGGGTGATTACGCAACGGCCGCCATTAACCAATGGTTATGAATTTATTCTTACCTTCTGTTGGGGAATTGTCATTATTTATATCTTTGCGGAGTTCCGCTATAAGATTAAAGCTCTGGGCAGCTTTGTCATGCCTGTAACCTTCATATTGCTGATGTTTATCATCATGAAAATGGGCCCTTCAGAAAGAGTGGCCGGAGCTATCCCACCAGCCTTGAAAAGCCAGTGGTTGACCTTCCATGTGTTCACTGCTATGCTGGCTTATGGAGCCTTCGCTATTTCCTGCGGTTTGGGAATAATGTATTTGCTTAAAACCGGCGGCTCTCATGAAAAGCATGAAAAAGAAACCTGGCTCAGCCGTTTTCCCCATGAAAATGTTCTGGATGAACTGGCTTATAAGATGATTGGCTTTGCCTTCCCTATGTTGACCCTATGTATCGTTACGGGCGCTATTTGGGCTAACTATGCCTGGGGCACCTACTGGTCCTGGGACCCCAAAGAGACCTGGTCCCTGATCACTTGGATTATCTACGCAGCCTATCTCCATGCCCGTTTGATGTATGGCTGGAAAGGAAAACGGGCGGCTTGGATGGCCATCATTGGTTTTGCAGCTGTGTTGTTTACTTTCTTTGGCGTGAATTACCTGCTTCCAGGCTTGCATTCTTATGCCTAA
- the resB gene encoding cytochrome c biogenesis protein ResB, protein MSNRSDGLIEKIWDIFSSMKTGLVLLGIVALVSGIGTLVPQESLDPEGAHAVAEIWRTLGFTHIYSSPLFQFLLGLLCINLIVCSVQRFGGIYKLTFNPEAPLDKSSLPQKISAKLSGQTEDVLKQRTQEVLKKKGFRLTESAGEGQWSFTAQKRRMGSWGSFITHLSFVILILGALIGSLSGFKGYMMAGEGSVVPIQEIDLYKGQVKENFMVKINSVEDRILPSGERDNWYTDLSIIESGTEVHRQSISVNHPLTYKGVTFYQSSYAPGAQFTVEMGDKTFPVALQNGYGYFNAPGTNFYFVLAAMKTSPQESVILYQVFDEHRQLDMGQLTPGESKNIQDAYTITFDKAIAFTGLQIKEDPGVGIVWLGSGLLMVGLLLSFYWRPVRIAGVLEANHETQEATLTLGAYIGKLSMGAKEEFDRIVAEVEGIS, encoded by the coding sequence ATGAGCAATAGGTCTGACGGATTGATTGAAAAAATTTGGGACATCTTCAGCTCAATGAAAACAGGGTTGGTATTACTCGGAATCGTTGCTTTGGTCTCAGGGATAGGAACTCTGGTACCACAGGAATCTCTCGATCCCGAAGGAGCACATGCAGTTGCAGAGATTTGGAGAACTTTAGGATTTACCCATATCTATTCTTCACCTTTGTTTCAATTCTTATTAGGTCTACTTTGTATTAATCTCATTGTGTGTAGTGTACAGCGTTTTGGGGGAATCTATAAGTTGACATTTAATCCCGAGGCTCCCCTGGATAAGTCCAGTCTACCTCAGAAGATTAGCGCCAAACTATCTGGGCAGACTGAAGATGTCTTAAAACAAAGAACTCAGGAAGTACTTAAGAAGAAGGGTTTTCGCCTTACCGAATCAGCGGGCGAGGGGCAATGGAGTTTTACAGCGCAGAAGCGGCGCATGGGCAGTTGGGGATCCTTCATCACTCATCTTTCTTTTGTGATCTTAATCCTTGGTGCCCTGATCGGGTCCCTCTCCGGCTTTAAAGGGTATATGATGGCCGGTGAGGGAAGCGTGGTTCCCATTCAGGAGATTGACCTTTATAAAGGCCAAGTAAAAGAAAACTTTATGGTTAAGATCAATTCGGTGGAAGATAGGATTCTGCCCAGCGGGGAGAGGGATAACTGGTATACCGATCTTAGTATCATTGAATCAGGTACAGAGGTTCACCGCCAGTCCATTTCTGTGAATCATCCCTTGACCTATAAGGGTGTAACCTTCTACCAATCCAGCTATGCACCGGGAGCCCAATTTACTGTAGAAATGGGTGATAAGACCTTTCCTGTAGCACTCCAGAATGGGTATGGTTATTTCAATGCACCGGGAACCAATTTTTACTTTGTGCTGGCGGCCATGAAAACAAGCCCTCAAGAGTCCGTGATCCTTTATCAGGTTTTTGATGAGCACAGGCAGTTGGATATGGGGCAGCTCACACCGGGAGAATCCAAGAACATCCAGGATGCCTATACCATAACCTTTGATAAAGCGATAGCATTCACAGGATTACAAATTAAAGAAGATCCTGGAGTAGGGATTGTTTGGCTGGGAAGCGGCCTTTTAATGGTGGGATTGCTTTTATCCTTCTATTGGCGGCCTGTTCGGATTGCAGGCGTTTTGGAGGCTAATCATGAGACCCAAGAGGCAACCCTGACTTTGGGAGCTTACATCGGAAAGCTGAGCATGGGAGCCAAAGAGGAGTTCGACCGTATTGTTGCTGAAGTAGAAGGAATATCATAA
- the nrfD gene encoding NrfD/PsrC family molybdoenzyme membrane anchor subunit: MHLHWEWLIVIYLFLGGLGAGAYLTSYAAGRGWLGNSPALKRAGYFIAAPIVAFGTVLLVFDLGQGLRKPWLLIGLLSNFTSVMTWGVYILALFICVGLVVAFFVWKKKEIPSALEHLGALLAFSTCAYTGLLVAVVEAIPFWNTYVMPVLFVVSAISTGLSITVLVSNIIDKGVHSDEYKISKLHFYLVSVEIILVAFIFSVANAGGGVKAASAAQAISGGLALWFWLFLVVLGLVVPLLISAFAVRKLGKSAHTGHALHAAAGSGNTVALEQGQGLANVLLLSDALVVLGGFVLRYVVIFAALPIWNGTLM; this comes from the coding sequence ATGCATCTTCATTGGGAATGGTTAATCGTCATATATCTCTTTTTAGGTGGTTTAGGTGCCGGAGCATACCTCACTTCTTATGCTGCCGGGAGAGGTTGGTTAGGGAACTCACCTGCTTTAAAACGGGCCGGATATTTCATAGCTGCTCCTATCGTGGCCTTTGGTACAGTGCTTTTAGTATTTGACTTGGGTCAGGGATTAAGGAAACCCTGGCTGCTGATTGGCCTTTTAAGCAACTTCACCTCAGTCATGACCTGGGGCGTGTATATTCTTGCCCTCTTCATCTGTGTGGGATTAGTGGTTGCGTTCTTTGTCTGGAAGAAAAAAGAGATTCCCAGTGCGTTAGAGCACCTCGGAGCACTGCTGGCTTTCTCGACCTGCGCTTACACAGGTTTGCTCGTTGCCGTGGTTGAAGCGATTCCTTTCTGGAATACCTATGTTATGCCGGTATTATTCGTTGTTTCTGCTATTTCGACAGGTCTTTCCATCACGGTCCTGGTCAGCAATATCATTGATAAGGGCGTACATTCTGACGAGTACAAGATTTCCAAACTTCACTTCTATCTGGTCAGCGTTGAGATCATCCTCGTCGCCTTTATCTTCAGCGTGGCCAATGCCGGTGGCGGGGTGAAAGCCGCTTCTGCCGCTCAAGCCATTTCCGGCGGGCTGGCGCTTTGGTTCTGGCTGTTCCTTGTGGTACTGGGACTGGTGGTGCCTCTGCTGATCTCAGCTTTCGCAGTCAGAAAACTTGGCAAATCCGCTCATACCGGTCATGCTCTTCATGCGGCGGCTGGAAGCGGTAATACCGTAGCCTTAGAGCAAGGACAAGGATTGGCCAATGTTCTCCTTCTCAGTGATGCTCTGGTTGTTCTGGGCGGGTTTGTGCTGCGCTACGTGGTCATCTTCGCGGCACTGCCTATTTGGAACGGTACTTTAATGTAG
- a CDS encoding 4Fe-4S dicluster domain-containing protein codes for MSKLDVKLTRRTALKIGALTAAAVAVGVPMGSLKEASVKAAGTESSESKQLGFMYDQTKCINCKLCAKACKETNKWEPGAEWRKVYVAEPASNKVYLSMSCNHCADPACMTVCPVKAYTKRDKDGIVAHNTKKCVGCAYCLYACPYHAPQFVKSGTGAVTKCSFCAEIQDQGGKPACVSACPTGALTYGDITELRKTPGAVAPEINGLPPASITNPSLVIIPKV; via the coding sequence GTGTCAAAGCTCGATGTAAAATTAACACGTCGTACAGCTTTAAAAATCGGGGCTTTAACCGCAGCTGCCGTGGCAGTTGGTGTGCCGATGGGAAGTTTGAAAGAAGCGAGTGTTAAAGCTGCAGGAACAGAGTCGAGTGAATCCAAGCAATTAGGTTTTATGTATGACCAAACAAAATGCATTAATTGTAAGTTGTGCGCCAAAGCATGTAAAGAAACGAACAAATGGGAGCCCGGTGCCGAATGGCGTAAGGTATATGTAGCAGAGCCGGCAAGCAACAAGGTGTATCTCTCTATGAGTTGCAACCACTGTGCCGATCCTGCCTGTATGACAGTATGTCCTGTCAAAGCCTATACGAAACGGGATAAAGACGGTATCGTAGCCCATAATACGAAGAAATGCGTGGGCTGTGCCTATTGCCTCTATGCCTGCCCTTACCATGCACCACAGTTTGTTAAGTCCGGTACCGGAGCAGTAACGAAATGCAGTTTCTGTGCCGAGATTCAGGACCAAGGGGGCAAACCTGCCTGTGTATCCGCATGTCCGACCGGTGCATTAACCTATGGGGATATTACTGAACTGAGAAAAACTCCCGGCGCTGTAGCTCCGGAAATCAATGGTCTGCCGCCGGCCAGCATCACCAATCCTTCATTAGTGATTATCCCGAAGGTATAA